CCCATCCGGCGAAAGCCGCGCCGCGTACCAAGGATACCGATCCAACCTTCATTGCGTCCGCTCCGGATGTTATCCGCAGTAGCGATATGGCAGTGACAGTAGCCAACAAATGTCCCGTCTGGAGAAACTACAATTAAATCGTGTTCCGGTCGATAATCAGGATCCCTTAACCAATGCTTGTGTTCCTCGACTGTTAAATCGAAGTGATTCCAGTGGTCGAAAAAAGACTGATTGTGCAGTTCCACCCAAGCTTCCGCATCTTGTTCGCCTTGAGAGTGGCGCAGTACAAATCCTTCTGGAAACTGCGGTTCAGGAATCGGAAGATAAAGCGATCGCTCCGCGTCTGCTACAAGCCTGCGCTCCATTGTTAAAAAGTACCTGTCAGCTGTGAAACTGCAACTATCTAACAAAGCAATGCGTTCAGCTTGGTCATTGCGGGTGCTAGAGCGTAGCTTGACACTCATCCCTCGCTCCCGACTAACTTCCCGCATCCGTTCCTCACCCCAGGCAATAATCTGCATTTCCAGATTGCTACCACGCGCGTTCGGATGGACGCGAAGCCTCAGGAAACCCTCAACGACGGCTGCTTCGTGTGGCGGAATCCACATCTGACCGCTGCCTATTAGCTGACCGTTGCCATCCTCCCACAATCGTATATTGCGCTCTTTGTCAAACGATGGTGACTCAAAAGCCTGCCGCAGTTCGGCGACAGAAGTGCCTTGGTCTAGGCGATCGACTGCTTCGCAGGCGTTAAAAAGGTGA
This DNA window, taken from Funiculus sociatus GB2-C1, encodes the following:
- a CDS encoding GNAT family N-acetyltransferase, with translation MITLTMRPYAGEADLEAIAHLFNACEAVDRLDQGTSVAELRQAFESPSFDKERNIRLWEDGNGQLIGSGQMWIPPHEAAVVEGFLRLRVHPNARGSNLEMQIIAWGEERMREVSRERGMSVKLRSSTRNDQAERIALLDSCSFTADRYFLTMERRLVADAERSLYLPIPEPQFPEGFVLRHSQGEQDAEAWVELHNQSFFDHWNHFDLTVEEHKHWLRDPDYRPEHDLIVVSPDGTFVGYCHCHIATADNIRSGRNEGWIGILGTRRGFRRMGLGRAMLLAGLHQLKAAGVDTAKLGVDSQNANNALRLYESVGFCKTFTRIFYVKDV